A region of Planktomarina temperata RCA23 DNA encodes the following proteins:
- the mobB gene encoding molybdopterin-guanine dinucleotide biosynthesis protein B, producing the protein MKVYGVVGWKNAGKTGLMERLVTEISGYGFSVSTVKHAHHTFDVDQEGKDSYRHRIAGAREVLLASRNRFALMHEMRADDEPTLNELLGKLAPVDLVLIEGYKRDGHSKIEAFRAQTNNPLIATGDLTIRAVASNTPMPLDRPVFDLDDTVAVADFILSEVGLIK; encoded by the coding sequence ATGAAAGTTTATGGCGTGGTAGGTTGGAAGAATGCGGGTAAAACTGGATTGATGGAACGGCTAGTTACAGAAATCTCTGGATACGGTTTCAGCGTTTCAACTGTTAAACATGCCCACCATACTTTTGATGTGGATCAGGAGGGCAAGGACAGCTACCGCCACCGAATCGCCGGTGCCCGTGAAGTTTTGTTAGCCTCGCGCAACCGGTTTGCATTGATGCACGAGATGCGTGCCGATGATGAACCAACACTGAATGAGTTGTTGGGCAAGCTGGCACCTGTCGACTTGGTTCTGATCGAGGGGTATAAACGCGATGGGCATTCAAAGATCGAGGCGTTTCGCGCTCAGACAAACAACCCTTTAATCGCGACGGGGGATCTGACTATTCGCGCTGTTGCATCTAACACACCGATGCCACTTGATCGTCCTGTGTTTGATCTGGACGATACTGTCGCGGTTGCCGATTTTATTCTGAGTGAGGTGGGGCTAATTAAATGA
- the moaA gene encoding GTP 3',8-cyclase MoaA translates to MNAPLVDPFARAINYLRVSVTDRCDFRCVYCMSENMTFLPKKELLTLEELDRMCSTFIGLGVEKLRITGGEPLVRKGIMTFFDSMTRHLVSGTLKELTLTTNGSQLEKHADDLFAAGVRRVNISLDTLDEKKFADITRWGRLPQVRRGVDAALKAGLKVKINAVALKGFNEPELQHITQWCAEMGMDLTWIEVMPMGDIGNEDRLSQYWSLKDVQAKYSEHYTVTELAERTGGPARYVRLEETGQKIGFITPLSHNFCESCNRVRLTCTGEIYLCLGQEDMADLRAPLRAHPYDNGPLEDAIRASIAMKPKGHDFDYSRQQLDGQMPRHMSHTGG, encoded by the coding sequence ATGAATGCACCTCTTGTTGACCCCTTCGCACGCGCCATCAATTACCTGCGCGTTTCCGTGACGGATCGTTGCGATTTTCGCTGTGTCTACTGCATGTCTGAAAACATGACGTTCCTGCCCAAAAAGGAACTGCTAACGTTAGAAGAATTGGACCGCATGTGTTCAACCTTTATCGGTCTGGGTGTTGAAAAACTGCGTATTACGGGTGGTGAACCTTTGGTGCGCAAAGGGATCATGACCTTCTTTGACAGTATGACCCGCCACCTTGTATCTGGAACGCTCAAGGAACTGACGCTGACCACCAATGGCAGCCAGCTTGAGAAACACGCAGACGATCTGTTCGCTGCAGGTGTGCGCCGCGTGAACATCTCACTCGATACACTGGACGAGAAGAAATTCGCAGACATCACCCGCTGGGGCCGCCTCCCCCAAGTGCGGCGCGGCGTCGATGCAGCACTCAAGGCTGGGCTAAAGGTCAAGATCAATGCGGTGGCCCTAAAAGGCTTTAACGAACCTGAACTGCAACATATCACCCAGTGGTGTGCAGAAATGGGCATGGACCTAACATGGATCGAAGTTATGCCAATGGGTGACATCGGCAACGAGGATCGCCTAAGCCAATATTGGTCACTCAAGGATGTTCAGGCCAAATACAGCGAACATTACACCGTTACAGAACTGGCCGAACGCACAGGTGGCCCTGCGCGTTACGTGCGACTGGAAGAAACAGGGCAGAAAATCGGGTTCATCACCCCACTTAGCCACAATTTCTGCGAAAGCTGTAACCGCGTGCGCCTGACCTGTACCGGCGAAATCTATCTGTGCTTGGGCCAAGAAGACATGGCAGACCTGCGCGCCCCGTTGCGCGCCCATCCATATGACAACGGCCCACTAGAGGACGCCATCCGCGCCTCAATCGCGATGAAGCCAAAGGGGCATGATTTTGATTACTCGCGCCAACAACTCGACGGCCAAATGCCAAGACACATGAGCCACACTGGCGGGTGA
- a CDS encoding molybdenum cofactor biosynthesis protein MoaE, whose product MRIVVQEQPFDLGAETTTFAAGHKEMGAIVTFTGIVRDLPYDPLRAMEIEHYAGMTEAALTEIAQTAIDRWALGDALIIHRHGRLAPGELIMMVATASKHRKDAFEAAEYLMDHLKSRAPFWKREIADTGEHWVASKADDEDALTRW is encoded by the coding sequence ATGCGCATTGTTGTTCAAGAACAGCCCTTCGATCTTGGTGCTGAAACGACAACCTTTGCGGCTGGTCACAAAGAAATGGGTGCGATTGTGACCTTCACTGGTATCGTACGTGACCTTCCTTATGATCCGTTAAGGGCGATGGAAATCGAACATTACGCCGGCATGACCGAAGCCGCCCTGACAGAGATTGCGCAAACCGCGATTGATCGCTGGGCGCTTGGCGACGCTCTTATCATTCATCGCCATGGACGTCTTGCACCGGGTGAGTTGATTATGATGGTGGCCACCGCATCTAAGCATCGCAAAGATGCGTTTGAAGCAGCTGAATACCTTATGGACCACCTCAAATCCCGCGCCCCTTTTTGGAAGCGTGAGATCGCTGACACTGGCGAACACTGGGTTGCGTCAAAGGCAGATGATGAGGACGCACTAACCCGCTGGTGA
- a CDS encoding ATP-binding cassette domain-containing protein, with the protein MVKQDMSVSLQDVVVRRRGKIVLGPITLDLPNAGFTMVLGPNGAGKTTLLKVLHGVERTSSGWMSWSVPSQTARDGQAYVFQSPIMLRRSVRANLAYPLQLLGLDKADISARVTKWAVRIGLSAALYFPALSLSGGEQQKLALARALIRRPNTLFLDEPCANLDGSSIREIEEILREAVQAGAQIIMTTHDLGQARRLADHVVFLNKGQIEEQASATAFFDAPGSVGASAFLNGDIVE; encoded by the coding sequence CTGGTGAAACAAGATATGTCAGTATCCCTGCAAGACGTGGTAGTAAGACGCCGCGGTAAAATTGTTCTGGGGCCAATAACATTGGACTTGCCGAATGCAGGATTTACAATGGTTCTTGGACCAAACGGCGCAGGCAAAACCACTTTGCTCAAAGTATTACATGGAGTTGAGCGGACCTCGAGCGGTTGGATGTCCTGGTCCGTTCCTTCGCAAACTGCCCGTGACGGTCAAGCCTATGTATTTCAGAGCCCCATTATGCTGCGACGCTCGGTGAGAGCTAATCTCGCCTATCCGTTGCAGTTACTTGGCTTGGATAAGGCGGATATTTCCGCAAGAGTGACTAAATGGGCAGTTCGAATTGGTTTGAGCGCGGCACTTTATTTTCCAGCCCTGAGCTTATCGGGAGGTGAACAGCAAAAGCTGGCTCTGGCACGGGCCTTGATCCGCCGCCCAAATACATTGTTTCTTGATGAGCCCTGCGCAAATCTGGATGGGAGTTCCATTCGTGAGATTGAAGAGATTTTGCGAGAAGCGGTCCAGGCAGGTGCTCAAATTATCATGACCACGCATGATCTTGGACAGGCCCGGCGTCTGGCGGATCATGTGGTCTTCTTAAATAAGGGGCAGATTGAGGAACAAGCCTCTGCCACTGCGTTTTTTGACGCGCCCGGTTCTGTCGGTGCGTCTGCCTTTTTAAATGGAGATATCGTAGAATAA
- a CDS encoding IS6 family transposase has protein sequence MTKHSPFRYFKTSPEIIRLAVMLYVRFPLSLRNVEDLLHERGIEVSHETVRFWWNRFGPMFAAEIRRNRVSRMRSYSNWQWHLDEVFVKINGETHYLWRAVDHEGEVLESYVTKRRDRKAALKFLRKAMKRYGGPEVVVTDKLRSYGAAMKVVGNADRQETGRWVNNRAENSHLPFRRRERAMLRFRQMRCLQKFAAVHSSVHNHFNQERHFYSRDNFKINRTAALAEWRQLLSA, from the coding sequence ATGACAAAACACTCCCCGTTCAGGTACTTTAAAACGAGCCCTGAGATCATCCGCTTGGCTGTGATGCTGTATGTTCGTTTTCCGCTCTCACTCCGTAACGTGGAAGATCTTCTGCACGAACGAGGCATTGAGGTCAGCCACGAAACAGTTCGGTTTTGGTGGAATAGATTTGGTCCGATGTTTGCTGCTGAGATACGAAGAAACCGGGTCAGTAGGATGCGATCTTATTCGAACTGGCAATGGCACTTGGACGAGGTCTTCGTAAAGATAAATGGAGAGACACATTATCTCTGGCGCGCCGTTGATCACGAAGGTGAGGTGCTGGAAAGTTATGTAACCAAGCGCCGAGACCGCAAAGCGGCTTTGAAATTTCTCAGAAAAGCAATGAAGCGCTACGGCGGGCCAGAAGTAGTTGTGACGGACAAACTACGTTCCTATGGCGCTGCAATGAAAGTTGTTGGCAATGCGGATCGGCAGGAAACGGGTCGCTGGGTAAATAATCGGGCTGAGAATTCCCACTTGCCGTTTCGACGACGAGAACGCGCTATGCTCCGCTTTCGACAGATGCGATGTTTGCAAAAGTTCGCTGCCGTCCACTCTTCAGTCCACAACCATTTCAATCAGGAGCGCCACTTCTACTCACGAGACAATTTCAAGATCAATCGAACCGCCGCTCTTGCTGAGTGGCGCCAACTATTGAGCGCATAG
- a CDS encoding substrate-binding domain-containing protein: MFKVLIVILSLALTSGTAIADAMKLAVTTSFENSGLADVLLPQIKTDLDIDVQLLVVGTGQAIRLGEAGDVDAILVHSKNAEEAFVEAGHGKYRREIMYNDFVLIGPVGDPAGISDDSTAVKAMQNIARTEALFVSRGDDSGTHKAELAIWRSADLDPANFGEWYNSVGAGMGAALNTAAGLDAYILADRASWLKFGNKSGLGLLYSGDPALFNQYAYLPVNPAKYSHVRNDLAVQLEDWLVSDRAKDLIDGYMINGETLFVFNAE, encoded by the coding sequence ATGTTTAAAGTATTAATTGTTATTCTGTCGCTTGCGCTGACCAGCGGCACAGCAATTGCGGACGCGATGAAGCTGGCCGTGACCACTTCATTCGAAAACTCCGGTCTGGCTGACGTGCTACTCCCTCAAATTAAAACTGATCTTGATATTGACGTTCAGCTTTTGGTCGTGGGTACCGGGCAAGCGATACGTTTAGGTGAAGCAGGGGATGTCGATGCTATATTGGTGCATTCGAAAAACGCGGAAGAAGCCTTTGTTGAAGCAGGTCACGGAAAATATCGGCGAGAGATCATGTATAACGATTTTGTGTTGATTGGCCCAGTGGGTGATCCAGCAGGTATTTCTGACGACTCAACGGCGGTTAAAGCCATGCAGAACATTGCCCGGACAGAAGCCTTGTTTGTAAGCCGAGGTGATGACAGCGGCACTCACAAGGCTGAACTTGCCATTTGGCGCAGTGCAGATTTAGACCCTGCGAATTTTGGAGAATGGTATAACTCCGTAGGTGCAGGAATGGGCGCTGCCCTCAACACTGCAGCCGGGCTTGATGCATACATCCTAGCTGACCGAGCCAGCTGGTTAAAGTTTGGTAACAAGTCTGGATTAGGTTTGCTTTATTCGGGCGATCCGGCACTGTTCAACCAATACGCATATTTGCCAGTCAACCCAGCAAAGTACTCTCATGTCCGCAATGATCTAGCAGTGCAGCTTGAGGACTGGCTTGTCAGCGATAGAGCGAAGGATTTGATCGATGGATATATGATCAATGGTGAAACATTGTTTGTGTTCAACGCAGAATAA
- a CDS encoding virulence-associated E family protein has translation MEPNKLQHTAVDTSKKPVEFGDGRVAPNLEHLALDVSKDGIAKSLSNMVTILDGLSCWTGVFAFDELAEQIMVLRPLPNSRGNPNFHNPRPLRDEDISTVKIWLNRRLKWETVNKTEVFDAIQLAARERIISPIRHYIEGLPPMEVDEAHDFLTEVLNTHFSLRRYGEHPDAIRYSELVFRKWLISAVARALRPACKADHVLILEGAQGAGKSTAIRILCGDAYFGDSLPKLDSKDAADYVRGKWIIELAELSSVSKTEVEHVKAFITRTEEKFRPAYGRNEIAYQRRCVFIGTTNRTDYLRDETGNRRFWPIKLETVDVATIEKDRDRIWAAAKALYDAGEQWWLTDAEALLAEAQQERRTAVDPLYDEVAEWLSSTKKMETCMREIMQQVAFVDEATSAAAMTPLMQHRIRGALNAAGFESTGRKFSAGDYKGMTKFALV, from the coding sequence ATGGAACCGAATAAACTTCAACACACCGCAGTCGATACATCGAAAAAACCTGTTGAGTTCGGCGATGGTCGTGTGGCGCCTAACCTCGAACATTTGGCGCTCGACGTTTCTAAAGATGGTATAGCTAAATCTCTCAGTAATATGGTCACGATACTGGACGGATTGAGTTGTTGGACTGGAGTGTTTGCTTTCGACGAGCTTGCAGAACAGATTATGGTCCTCCGCCCCCTACCCAACAGCCGCGGCAATCCGAACTTCCACAATCCTCGGCCATTGCGAGATGAAGATATCAGCACCGTCAAGATTTGGCTGAACCGTCGCCTAAAATGGGAGACAGTGAATAAAACTGAAGTATTCGATGCCATTCAGCTAGCAGCTCGTGAACGTATTATCTCACCCATCCGTCATTATATTGAGGGGCTGCCCCCCATGGAGGTGGACGAGGCACATGATTTTCTTACCGAGGTGTTGAACACGCACTTCAGCCTACGCCGATACGGCGAGCATCCAGATGCAATACGATATTCGGAACTGGTATTTCGAAAATGGTTAATCTCAGCTGTTGCACGCGCACTGCGGCCTGCCTGTAAGGCTGACCACGTGTTGATCCTTGAGGGCGCACAGGGCGCAGGTAAGTCCACAGCTATTCGTATTCTGTGCGGTGACGCATACTTTGGAGACAGCCTACCAAAGCTCGATAGCAAAGATGCGGCTGATTATGTGCGCGGAAAGTGGATAATTGAGCTGGCAGAATTGTCATCCGTATCGAAGACGGAGGTCGAGCATGTGAAGGCTTTTATCACCCGCACCGAGGAAAAGTTCAGACCAGCCTATGGGCGTAACGAAATCGCCTACCAGCGCCGCTGCGTGTTTATTGGAACCACAAACCGCACGGACTACCTGCGTGATGAGACAGGCAACCGCCGGTTCTGGCCTATTAAACTTGAGACGGTTGATGTGGCCACCATAGAGAAGGACCGAGATAGGATTTGGGCAGCGGCCAAGGCGCTCTATGATGCTGGCGAGCAATGGTGGCTGACAGATGCCGAGGCGCTGCTGGCAGAGGCACAGCAAGAACGGCGCACAGCAGTCGACCCTCTTTATGATGAGGTGGCAGAATGGCTCAGTTCAACCAAAAAGATGGAAACCTGCATGCGAGAAATTATGCAACAGGTAGCCTTTGTCGATGAAGCGACGTCAGCCGCCGCTATGACACCACTTATGCAGCACCGTATCCGAGGTGCGCTTAATGCGGCAGGCTTTGAAAGCACAGGACGGAAGTTCAGCGCCGGCGACTACAAGGGCATGACGAAGTTCGCGCTTGTGTAG
- a CDS encoding formate dehydrogenase subunit gamma has translation MTRILIALIFNLSFVSLAFAQSTEAPDRNSTGGAQTLEDIMARQRGEEVDNSFRSEATGDAASAAEISKQLGTLGGNSDPELWRALRFGLADITASNSGPAAEVLIQDGGMRWLNLRSGPLIKYGGGLLLWMIGLLGLFYLIRGRIKIDGKKTGNKIIRFKAAERFAHWLLAGSFLLLGATGLITLMGRKFLIPAFGHEAFSVLAIGSKWIHNNVSWAFIIALVLIFVFWVVDNIPHRSDINWLVKGGGIFSRGHPPAKKFNAGQKLIFWSVIVLGSSISVSGVSLLFPFQFEMFAATFVKVNATGLGAYLGFGELREVLAPHEEMQYSQLWHSIVSFVLMAIILAHIYIGSLGMEGAYDAMGSGEVEEQWAREHHSLWVEEVLGPQVPNATAAAAKKPTAPNASAKISKKSTIMKSARSSEVKHKKATDPKSAKSAPTKTTANKTTAAKPKKPANDT, from the coding sequence ATGACGCGTATACTGATTGCTCTAATTTTCAACCTATCATTTGTATCGTTGGCGTTTGCGCAAAGCACAGAAGCCCCTGACAGAAATTCAACGGGCGGCGCTCAGACGCTTGAAGATATTATGGCGCGGCAACGTGGTGAAGAAGTGGACAATAGCTTTCGCAGTGAAGCCACTGGGGACGCTGCCAGTGCTGCGGAAATTTCAAAACAATTGGGCACTTTAGGTGGAAATTCTGACCCGGAACTCTGGCGTGCTCTACGCTTTGGCCTCGCTGATATTACGGCCTCCAATTCAGGACCGGCTGCAGAGGTTCTGATCCAAGACGGCGGCATGAGATGGCTTAACCTACGGTCAGGCCCATTGATTAAATATGGTGGCGGTCTTTTACTTTGGATGATTGGCCTTTTGGGACTATTCTATTTAATCAGAGGTCGCATCAAAATTGATGGGAAAAAAACAGGCAATAAGATAATAAGGTTTAAAGCGGCGGAACGATTTGCTCATTGGCTGTTGGCAGGATCTTTCTTGCTGCTGGGTGCGACGGGTTTGATTACCCTCATGGGACGGAAGTTTCTCATTCCAGCGTTTGGACATGAGGCATTTTCAGTTTTAGCAATTGGCTCAAAATGGATTCACAACAATGTTTCCTGGGCTTTCATAATCGCTCTTGTCTTAATTTTTGTTTTTTGGGTAGTCGACAATATCCCCCATCGTTCGGATATAAACTGGCTCGTAAAAGGTGGTGGTATCTTTTCGCGAGGGCATCCACCCGCGAAAAAATTCAATGCCGGTCAAAAACTGATTTTTTGGTCTGTGATTGTTTTGGGCAGTTCTATTTCGGTGTCCGGAGTGTCGTTGTTGTTTCCGTTCCAATTTGAGATGTTTGCTGCCACTTTTGTTAAGGTAAATGCCACTGGCCTTGGCGCCTATTTGGGCTTTGGCGAGCTGCGAGAGGTTTTGGCTCCGCATGAGGAAATGCAATATTCGCAACTTTGGCATTCGATCGTCAGCTTTGTGCTGATGGCGATTATTCTGGCGCATATTTACATTGGCTCGCTTGGTATGGAAGGCGCCTATGACGCTATGGGTTCTGGCGAGGTAGAGGAGCAATGGGCCCGGGAGCATCATTCTTTATGGGTTGAAGAGGTTTTGGGTCCGCAAGTGCCGAATGCAACTGCAGCTGCAGCGAAAAAGCCGACGGCACCGAACGCCTCTGCTAAGATCTCTAAGAAATCCACTATAATGAAATCTGCGAGGTCGTCAGAGGTGAAACATAAAAAGGCCACTGACCCAAAATCAGCCAAGTCTGCTCCGACCAAAACCACAGCGAATAAAACGACGGCAGCGAAGCCGAAGAAACCAGCAAATGATACATAA
- a CDS encoding ABC transporter permease: MIEIWAGIAEAFRLIWSLDEDLIDITVRSLKVSLTALVIASTLALPLGTWLAIHRFSYRRFTISVLNALMGLPPVVVGLIVYMLLSRSGPFGVMGLLFTPTAMIIAQVIIISPLIASITHQAMRELWFEYHDLLISLNTTKRQRVGALIWDGRHTLLTAALAGFGRAIGEVGAIMIVGGNIDQVTRVLTTAIALETGKGDFALALGLGFILITLSLLVNLTIHALSRTESEGRW; encoded by the coding sequence ATGATTGAAATATGGGCTGGCATAGCGGAGGCATTCCGGCTTATTTGGTCCTTAGATGAAGATCTGATCGATATCACCGTAAGATCTTTGAAAGTCAGCTTAACCGCCTTGGTCATCGCTTCAACGCTTGCACTGCCTCTTGGCACATGGTTGGCCATTCACCGCTTTAGTTACCGTCGCTTTACCATATCGGTGCTTAATGCTTTGATGGGGCTGCCACCAGTTGTTGTGGGATTGATTGTCTATATGCTGTTGTCGCGCTCTGGTCCTTTTGGTGTTATGGGCCTGCTGTTCACGCCAACTGCTATGATTATTGCTCAGGTCATCATAATCAGCCCATTGATTGCATCAATTACACATCAAGCTATGCGTGAACTTTGGTTTGAATATCATGATCTTCTGATTTCTCTTAACACCACCAAGCGGCAAAGGGTCGGCGCTCTCATTTGGGATGGTCGTCACACATTGCTGACCGCGGCCTTAGCTGGATTTGGTCGCGCCATTGGAGAGGTGGGGGCAATTATGATTGTGGGGGGGAATATCGATCAAGTGACCCGTGTTTTGACAACGGCGATTGCCTTGGAAACCGGCAAGGGCGATTTTGCGCTGGCATTGGGGCTGGGCTTTATACTTATAACTCTGAGCCTCTTAGTGAATTTGACAATACATGCCCTGTCGCGCACCGAAAGCGAGGGCCGCTGGTGA
- a CDS encoding molybdenum cofactor synthesis domain-containing protein, translating into MSGLITPPPLRNDCFALPAGVHWTPVDEALALLRERLTPVTGSETVHVSRAMGRVLADDVVAPRANPPLPNTAVDGYGFAGGRPEGPHVLLLSDERAAAGPRLTSVVPVGQAVRILTGAALPTGVDTVVLQEDVTVADGQIAFNGPIKAGANTRRAGEDVHKGDVILKAGLRVTAADMAILAATGVDQVDVRVRLRVAVVSTGDELVEAGETAKQDQIFDANRPMLLSMITAMGHVPVDMGRCADDRAALSRVLDDAARKADVVITSGGASAGDEDHVSSLLTEVGAMQMWRIAIKPGRPLALGLWNNTPVFGLPGNPVAAMVCILVFASPAMAQLAGAGWVAPVGYDVPANFTKSKNEGRREYLRARICDGQVDVFGSEGSGRISGLSWADGLVELTEEAQQINKGDLVRYIPLGSYGL; encoded by the coding sequence ATGAGTGGCCTAATCACGCCCCCACCACTGCGTAACGACTGTTTTGCATTGCCTGCTGGTGTTCATTGGACACCTGTTGATGAAGCATTGGCGCTGCTGCGTGAACGCTTGACGCCTGTAACGGGGAGCGAAACCGTTCATGTATCTCGGGCAATGGGGCGGGTCTTGGCAGATGACGTGGTTGCGCCACGTGCTAACCCACCTTTGCCTAACACTGCTGTGGATGGATATGGGTTTGCTGGAGGTCGTCCAGAGGGTCCACATGTCTTGCTGCTATCAGATGAACGCGCTGCTGCGGGCCCGCGATTGACCAGTGTTGTTCCAGTGGGGCAGGCCGTTCGTATATTAACCGGTGCGGCATTGCCAACTGGCGTGGACACTGTGGTTCTTCAAGAAGATGTGACGGTTGCTGATGGCCAGATTGCTTTCAACGGCCCAATTAAAGCGGGTGCCAATACCCGCCGCGCTGGTGAAGATGTTCATAAGGGTGATGTCATCTTAAAGGCGGGTCTTCGCGTGACTGCCGCAGATATGGCTATATTAGCCGCGACTGGGGTAGATCAAGTTGATGTACGTGTGCGTTTGCGCGTGGCTGTTGTCTCAACAGGTGATGAGCTGGTTGAAGCGGGTGAAACAGCTAAGCAAGATCAGATTTTTGATGCGAACCGTCCGATGCTGTTATCGATGATCACTGCAATGGGCCACGTGCCTGTGGACATGGGGCGCTGCGCCGACGATCGTGCCGCCTTAAGCCGCGTTTTGGACGATGCGGCTCGCAAGGCTGACGTTGTTATTACCAGTGGTGGTGCGTCAGCAGGGGATGAGGATCATGTTTCGTCACTATTGACAGAGGTTGGCGCAATGCAAATGTGGCGGATCGCGATCAAACCAGGACGTCCTTTGGCCTTGGGTCTTTGGAACAATACACCCGTATTTGGTCTGCCTGGTAACCCTGTGGCAGCAATGGTGTGTATTTTGGTATTCGCAAGCCCAGCAATGGCCCAATTGGCTGGCGCGGGATGGGTGGCTCCTGTCGGCTATGATGTGCCCGCAAATTTCACCAAATCGAAAAACGAGGGGCGGCGCGAGTATTTGCGTGCTCGCATATGTGATGGACAGGTTGACGTCTTTGGTTCTGAGGGATCGGGTCGTATTAGCGGACTGAGTTGGGCTGATGGCCTTGTTGAATTGACTGAAGAAGCACAACAGATCAATAAAGGGGATCTTGTGCGTTACATTCCTCTTGGAAGCTACGGCCTATAA
- the moaD gene encoding molybdopterin converting factor subunit 1, which yields MDLLYFAWVRERIGIPREQVETSAATVLDLVGELRLREERYDLAFSDLTALRVAVDQELVDFDAPLEGVREVAFFPPMTGG from the coding sequence ATGGACCTTTTGTACTTTGCGTGGGTACGTGAACGTATTGGCATCCCGCGCGAACAAGTTGAAACATCTGCTGCAACAGTGTTAGATTTAGTGGGTGAGTTGCGTTTGCGCGAAGAACGTTATGACTTGGCGTTTTCTGACCTTACCGCCCTTCGTGTCGCAGTAGACCAAGAACTGGTTGACTTTGATGCGCCGCTTGAGGGTGTGCGTGAGGTTGCATTCTTCCCACCCATGACAGGCGGCTAA
- a CDS encoding formate dehydrogenase accessory sulfurtransferase FdhD: MQLARSDNMGEYLVAPDPAKVGLTRRVVGTDHTGAETTLSVVEERPLTIFLNRQEIVTAMTIGDYPEYLALGFLKNQGMLADDDVVTGIDYDDELETVVVRTQTVTNHEEKLAKKTRTSGCAVGTVFGDMMEGLEGLELAQTSVRTSWLYSLAAKINRTSSLYLEVGAIHGTVLCQEDRPLVYMEDVGRHNAVDKIAGWMLQEGISAEDKILYTTGRLTSEMVIKTAIMGITVLASRSGFTAWGVEIAQQVGLTLIGRMRGQRFVCLSGKERLIWDADPSVVKDEPRKSGRKGGKT, from the coding sequence ATGCAATTGGCAAGATCAGATAACATGGGTGAGTACTTGGTCGCGCCTGATCCGGCAAAGGTTGGACTGACCCGCCGCGTTGTTGGGACAGACCATACTGGTGCGGAAACGACTTTGTCCGTTGTAGAAGAGCGGCCGTTGACGATCTTCCTAAATCGCCAAGAAATTGTAACCGCTATGACTATTGGGGATTACCCTGAATATCTGGCTTTAGGTTTTTTGAAAAACCAAGGAATGTTGGCTGACGATGATGTTGTCACTGGCATTGATTATGACGACGAACTGGAAACTGTCGTCGTGCGCACACAAACAGTGACCAATCACGAAGAAAAGCTAGCAAAGAAAACCCGTACCAGTGGGTGCGCTGTCGGGACTGTATTTGGCGATATGATGGAAGGTCTTGAGGGACTTGAACTGGCGCAAACCAGTGTTCGTACTTCGTGGCTCTATTCTTTGGCGGCCAAGATCAACCGAACGTCTAGCCTGTATCTTGAAGTGGGTGCCATTCACGGAACTGTCTTGTGTCAGGAAGATCGTCCCTTGGTTTATATGGAAGACGTTGGCCGTCACAATGCGGTCGACAAGATTGCGGGTTGGATGCTGCAAGAAGGCATAAGTGCTGAAGACAAGATCCTTTATACTACAGGGCGTTTAACTTCAGAAATGGTGATTAAAACGGCGATCATGGGCATAACTGTTCTGGCGTCGCGTTCGGGATTTACCGCTTGGGGTGTCGAGATTGCGCAGCAAGTTGGGCTGACCTTGATTGGGCGGATGCGTGGGCAACGTTTCGTGTGTTTAAGTGGTAAGGAACGCCTTATTTGGGACGCTGATCCAAGCGTCGTTAAAGATGAACCACGCAAGTCTGGGCGTAAAGGCGGCAAGACATGA